The following are from one region of the Streptomyces rubrogriseus genome:
- a CDS encoding nitroreductase family protein, with protein MTTRRTDHTAAAVSTFAQALETAAGAAALSPSSHNCQPWGLGRATSTEARRAAADLTGAEADEYLVLALDRERELTALAAHAVEMEVSCGVYWRILLRTLAAQGWTTAAVRVLDGDGDPGAVGLPGGRPFGAGWPTAWTPLCVVALRPGPPSGERPADLRESALARRTHRGPYGREPLAPGLLRDLEEPAAPGAAAHPVHLRHLTERRDLRAFAAFVARHAGRDFGHRAAWRETHSFVRRDTADATARGDGFTLEQLFGPMSRPRRAATRLALAPTTMHLLGKVGYHRVLAAGLADVVRRTPAVVTMGFAGQAPTRAEQLEGGARLADYWWRATRHGLSLHPISIVLQHDDLRGRLERELSLPGRTFFVSRVGVAGSPAPRSHRRADAAVHVSF; from the coding sequence ATGACGACCCGCAGGACAGACCACACGGCCGCAGCCGTGTCCACGTTCGCCCAGGCGCTGGAGACGGCGGCCGGAGCGGCGGCGCTGAGTCCCTCCTCCCACAACTGCCAGCCGTGGGGCCTGGGCCGTGCCACGAGCACGGAGGCCCGCCGGGCGGCGGCGGACCTGACCGGCGCGGAAGCGGACGAGTACCTGGTCCTGGCCCTCGACCGCGAGCGGGAGCTGACGGCGCTGGCCGCGCACGCGGTGGAGATGGAGGTCAGCTGCGGCGTCTACTGGCGGATCCTGCTCCGCACTCTGGCGGCCCAGGGCTGGACGACGGCGGCGGTACGTGTCCTGGACGGCGACGGGGACCCCGGTGCGGTGGGACTGCCCGGCGGCCGCCCGTTCGGTGCCGGATGGCCGACGGCGTGGACGCCGCTGTGCGTGGTGGCGCTGCGCCCCGGGCCGCCCTCCGGAGAACGGCCGGCCGACCTGCGCGAGAGCGCGCTCGCCCGCCGCACCCACCGCGGGCCCTACGGGCGGGAGCCGCTGGCCCCCGGGCTGCTGCGCGACCTGGAGGAGCCGGCCGCACCCGGAGCCGCGGCACACCCGGTCCACCTCCGGCACCTGACCGAGCGGCGCGACCTGCGGGCCTTCGCGGCGTTCGTCGCCCGGCACGCGGGACGCGACTTCGGGCACCGGGCCGCCTGGCGGGAGACCCACTCCTTCGTCCGCCGGGACACCGCGGACGCGACCGCGCGGGGCGACGGGTTCACGCTGGAGCAGCTCTTCGGGCCCATGTCCCGGCCGCGCCGGGCGGCGACGCGCCTCGCGCTGGCCCCGACGACGATGCACCTGCTGGGCAAGGTCGGCTACCACCGGGTGCTGGCCGCCGGTCTCGCCGACGTCGTGCGCCGCACTCCGGCCGTGGTGACCATGGGCTTCGCCGGGCAGGCGCCCACACGGGCGGAGCAGCTCGAGGGCGGGGCGCGGCTGGCCGACTACTGGTGGCGGGCGACCCGCCACGGCCTGTCCCTGCACCCCATCAGCATCGTCCTCCAGCACGACGACCTGCGCGGCCGGCTGGAGCGGGAACTCTCCCTGCCCGGCCGCACCTTCTTCGTGAGCCGGGTCGGTGTGGCCGGCTCGCCCGCGCCGCGCTCCCACCGGCGCGCGGACGCCGCCGTGCATGTGTCCTTCTGA
- a CDS encoding response regulator transcription factor has protein sequence MTTRVLVCCDRVILGEGMRALLERHDMKVQVETTLRGSLVTAAETGPDILVGVAPLFTMDSIDKLTELARLGKTLLLTKPENTHRAFEALRVGVRAVLSAETSVEELVHVIRTITEVNAIIAPEEAQEALTRYWRSKAPKNLRPELTPRETEVLLLLTQGKTNTEMAATLSVSPTTVRSHVHRVLRKLGAATRAQAVAIAYESGLLGTCPGYGTPTR, from the coding sequence ATGACGACCCGCGTCCTGGTGTGCTGCGACCGCGTCATCCTGGGCGAGGGAATGCGCGCATTGCTGGAGCGGCACGACATGAAGGTGCAGGTGGAGACCACCCTGCGCGGCTCGCTGGTCACGGCGGCGGAGACCGGGCCCGACATTCTGGTCGGCGTCGCCCCACTGTTCACCATGGACAGCATCGACAAGCTCACGGAACTCGCGCGACTCGGCAAGACCCTTTTGCTGACCAAGCCCGAGAATACCCACCGCGCATTCGAGGCGCTCCGCGTCGGAGTACGCGCGGTGTTGTCGGCCGAAACGTCGGTCGAAGAGCTGGTGCACGTCATCAGAACCATCACCGAAGTCAATGCCATAATCGCTCCGGAAGAGGCACAGGAGGCTCTGACGCGCTATTGGCGCAGCAAGGCCCCGAAGAACCTCCGCCCCGAACTGACCCCTCGGGAAACGGAAGTTCTTCTCTTACTGACCCAGGGCAAGACGAACACCGAGATGGCCGCGACCCTCTCCGTCTCGCCCACCACCGTCAGGTCCCACGTACACCGGGTCCTGCGCAAACTGGGCGCGGCGACCCGCGCGCAGGCCGTCGCCATCGCCTACGAGTCGGGTCTCCTGGGCACCTGCCCGGGTTACGGCACTCCGACCCGCTGA
- a CDS encoding RedY protein: MDVIIHRIRLHDGVDPARFEAWVRDVDYATCPRLPSVRAFAVHRVSTEQDAPFHYFESISVTGPDEFARDMKTAAFQDLVAVFDTMATVVEEMSGELLEPGYQART, translated from the coding sequence ATGGACGTCATCATCCACCGCATTCGTCTGCACGACGGAGTGGACCCGGCCCGCTTCGAAGCCTGGGTCCGGGACGTCGACTACGCGACCTGTCCCCGGCTGCCGAGTGTGCGGGCCTTCGCCGTGCACCGGGTGAGCACGGAACAGGATGCTCCATTCCACTACTTCGAGAGCATCTCGGTGACCGGGCCGGACGAATTCGCCCGGGACATGAAAACGGCGGCCTTTCAGGACCTGGTCGCCGTGTTCGACACGATGGCGACGGTCGTCGAGGAGATGAGCGGCGAACTCCTGGAACCCGGCTACCAGGCACGGACCTGA
- the redW gene encoding L-prolyl-[peptidyl-carrier protein] dehydrogenase — MNFDFDAGFDTETRELRDMVVRFARRELDSSGRFDDAEDFRRRWLLAGKQGLTGTTVPGEYGGSGLDAVSAAATMEALGYGCADTGFAFSVAAHLFAAVMPIVEFGTGEQRAAWLPALCSGERIAAHAITEPEAGSDALHLRTRARPADDGHVLSGSKCFITNAPVADVFVVQAATDPRGGFFGLTTFLVEASTPGLTVGRPYDKVGLRGSPTADVHFDDCFVPAGAVLGAEGSGASIFSSSMKWERTCLFAAYLGAMRRVLESTVDHVRDREQFGSPIGGFQAVSHRIVDMLGRYEGARLLLYRAARSLSDGTADEVGPALAKIAVSEAAVQLGLDAVQLRGGLGIMDGEAETLLRDALPARIFSGTNEIQKNNVARALGLGRRRPTARR, encoded by the coding sequence ATGAACTTCGACTTCGACGCCGGGTTCGACACCGAGACCAGGGAACTGCGCGACATGGTCGTGCGGTTCGCCCGGCGCGAGCTGGACTCCTCCGGCCGTTTCGACGATGCCGAGGACTTCCGGCGGCGATGGCTGCTGGCCGGCAAGCAGGGCCTGACGGGCACCACCGTGCCCGGTGAGTACGGCGGCAGCGGTCTGGACGCGGTGTCCGCGGCCGCCACGATGGAGGCGCTCGGCTACGGCTGCGCGGACACCGGCTTCGCCTTCTCGGTCGCCGCGCACCTGTTCGCCGCCGTCATGCCGATCGTCGAGTTCGGCACCGGGGAACAGCGCGCCGCGTGGCTGCCCGCCCTGTGCTCCGGCGAGCGGATCGCCGCGCACGCCATCACCGAGCCGGAGGCCGGTTCGGACGCGCTGCACCTGCGCACCCGCGCCCGCCCCGCCGACGACGGCCATGTGCTCAGCGGCTCCAAGTGCTTCATCACCAACGCCCCCGTGGCCGACGTGTTCGTGGTGCAGGCCGCCACCGATCCGCGGGGCGGCTTCTTCGGACTGACCACCTTCCTGGTCGAGGCCTCCACCCCGGGACTCACGGTGGGCCGTCCCTACGACAAGGTGGGTTTGCGCGGTTCTCCCACCGCCGACGTCCACTTCGACGACTGCTTCGTCCCGGCCGGCGCGGTGCTGGGGGCGGAGGGCTCCGGGGCGAGCATCTTCTCCTCCTCGATGAAATGGGAGCGCACCTGCCTCTTCGCGGCCTACCTCGGAGCGATGCGCCGCGTGCTGGAGTCCACCGTGGACCACGTCCGGGACCGTGAGCAGTTCGGCTCACCCATCGGCGGCTTCCAGGCGGTCAGCCACCGCATCGTCGACATGCTGGGCCGCTACGAGGGGGCCCGGCTGCTCCTGTACCGCGCCGCCCGGTCCCTGTCCGACGGCACGGCGGACGAGGTCGGCCCGGCCCTCGCGAAGATCGCGGTCAGTGAGGCAGCCGTACAACTCGGACTGGACGCGGTCCAGTTGAGAGGCGGGCTGGGGATCATGGACGGGGAGGCGGAGACCCTGCTGCGGGACGCGCTGCCCGCCCGGATCTTCTCCGGCACCAACGAGATCCAGAAGAACAACGTCGCGCGAGCGCTGGGCCTCGGGCGCCGGCGCCCCACGGCCCGCCGCTGA